The following coding sequences lie in one Arachis stenosperma cultivar V10309 chromosome 5, arast.V10309.gnm1.PFL2, whole genome shotgun sequence genomic window:
- the LOC130979917 gene encoding 2-hydroxyisoflavanone dehydratase-like codes for MASSTTNNSKEIAAEIPTVVRVYKDGTVERLRESPFVPPSLDDPQLTVSSKDTLISHEPSISARLYLPKHTHNNKLPILVYFHGGGFLFESAFSQSYHSHFNCFVSQVDVIVVSVEYRLAPEHPLPAAYHDCWASLQWVAAHYSSPNPPNKEPWLINHGDFSRVFLGGDSAGGNIVHNMLMRAGSETLPASVKVLGAFLSHPFFYGSQPIGSEQAIATPDYMLKVWNFVFPCAPGGIDCPMINPMADGAPTLAGLGCSKMLICVAGKDKLRDRGIWYYDAVKNSGWLGELDLYEETQEDHVYHIHNPQSHAAFNFVKRLSSFLLG; via the coding sequence ATGGCTTCATCTACGACCAACAACAGCAAAGAGATAGCCGCAGAGATTCCCACTGTGGTGAGGGTGTACAAGGATGGCACCGTGGAACGCCTCAGAGAATCCCCGTTTGTGCCACCCTCCCTTGACGACCCACAACTCACTGTCTCCTCCAAAGACACGCTCATCTCACACGAACCCTCCATCTCCGCTCGCCTTTACCTTCCAAAACACACTCACAACAACAAACTCCCCATCTTGGTCTACTTCCATGGCGGTGGATTCTTATTTGAATCCGCTTTCTCTCAATCCTACCACTCCCACTTCAACTGCTTTGTCTCCCAAGTTGATGTCATAGTTGTCTCTGTAGAATACAGGCTCGCACCGGAACACCCTCTCCCAGCAGCATATCATGACTGTTGGGCTTCTCTTCAATGGGTTGCCGCTCATTATTCCTCTCCAAACCCACCCAACAAGGAGCCATGGTTGATCAACCACGGTGACTTCAGCAGAGTTTTCCTAGGAGGTGATAGCGCTGGCGGGAACATCGTTCACAACATGCTTATGCGTGCTGGCTCTGAGACTTTACCTGCTTCTGTCAAAGTGTTGGGTGCTTTTCTTTCCCATCCATTCTTCTATGGTTCACAACCTATCGGGTCAGAACAGGCTATTGCTACCCCCGACTACATGCTTAAAGTTTGGAACTTCGTGTTCCCTTGTGCTCCTGGTGGGATTGATTGCCCTATGATCAATCCAATGGCTGATGGGGCACCAACCTTGGCTGGACTTGGATGCTCTAAGATGCTGATCTGTGTTGCCGGCAAAGACAAGTTAAGGGACAGAGGAATTTGGTACTACGATGCTGTCAAGAATAGTGGCTGGCTTGGAGAATTGGATCTTTACGAGGAGACTCAAGAGGACCATGTTTATCATATCCACAATCCTCAATCTCACGCTGCCTTCAATTTCGTCAAACGCTTGTCCTCTTTCCTTCTTGGATAG